In the genome of Verrucomicrobiota bacterium, one region contains:
- a CDS encoding ribbon-helix-helix protein, CopG family, with protein sequence MDKQISFRIDGDTYDQLLKRSKDQGDRSIQSIIREAIREMLPRETVRSALSTPVGAGAAEPQQEGRKTA encoded by the coding sequence ATGGACAAACAAATCTCATTTCGAATCGACGGTGATACCTACGATCAACTTTTGAAGAGATCGAAGGATCAAGGGGACCGATCCATTCAAAGCATAATTCGCGAAGCAATTCGTGAAATGTTGCCAAGAGAAACTGTCCGCTCCGCCCTTTCCACTCCGGTGGGTGCGGGTGCTGCCGAGCCTCAGCAAGAGGGGAGGAAGACGGCGTGA
- a CDS encoding exonuclease domain-containing protein, giving the protein MRPSFLNSNNWTLVDTETTGLVAPIHVVEIAAQRFDGLQPLGEPFHAYLNPGVRIPVEASDIHGYTDDFIETNGREPIKVYEEFRDYVCDGALAAHYLRYDGSRVLVPEWKRLGVKPIGSRGFCTWELSRRVLTVLPTHSLSFLREEFALEGGRSHSALGDVEAVVDLLTRIVFPKMRNCGFDSIDQIMQFSEQKPLLMCRCQIEGIDYDELLSEIAQRAEEERRHEQFISDVELGHYSLPALLVEYELIDETEPVYFKGKNFQFTGAMAWGTRPQAKSLVEARGGKVAETKVVNNDVDYLVLGEDPQKGWTSLLNGSKLRRAFLGKIKNPPKSYRIIREEVFLNELLEDGET; this is encoded by the coding sequence GTGAGGCCTTCCTTCTTGAACAGTAACAATTGGACTCTGGTAGATACGGAGACAACTGGATTGGTTGCCCCGATTCATGTAGTCGAGATTGCGGCTCAGAGATTTGACGGGTTACAGCCTTTGGGAGAACCGTTTCATGCTTATTTGAACCCTGGTGTTCGAATCCCTGTCGAAGCGTCCGATATTCATGGCTATACTGACGATTTTATCGAAACGAATGGTAGAGAACCCATAAAGGTCTACGAAGAGTTTCGTGATTATGTCTGTGATGGCGCTTTGGCGGCTCACTATCTGCGGTATGATGGGAGTCGTGTCCTGGTTCCAGAATGGAAAAGGCTTGGTGTAAAACCGATAGGATCAAGAGGTTTTTGCACGTGGGAACTGTCCCGGAGGGTTCTGACGGTGTTACCTACCCACTCTCTTAGCTTTTTGCGCGAAGAGTTTGCTCTGGAAGGTGGTCGATCTCACAGCGCCCTTGGAGACGTGGAGGCTGTAGTAGACCTTCTAACAAGAATCGTCTTCCCCAAAATGCGTAATTGTGGGTTCGATTCAATTGATCAGATTATGCAGTTTTCGGAGCAGAAGCCTCTATTGATGTGCCGTTGTCAAATCGAAGGTATAGACTACGATGAACTTCTTTCCGAGATTGCTCAACGGGCAGAAGAAGAGAGAAGGCACGAACAATTTATCTCAGATGTCGAGTTGGGGCACTATTCTCTTCCTGCACTTCTGGTTGAGTATGAACTCATCGACGAGACGGAACCTGTATATTTCAAAGGAAAGAATTTTCAGTTTACTGGGGCTATGGCTTGGGGGACCCGACCTCAAGCAAAGTCACTTGTTGAAGCTCGGGGAGGAAAGGTGGCTGAGACAAAAGTGGTTAATAACGACGTAGACTATCTCGTTCTTGGGGAGGACCCTCAAAAGGGTTGGACTTCGCTTCTTAATGGATCGAAGCTCCGACGAGCATTCTTGGGAAAAATAAAGAACCCACCAAAATCCTATCGAATTATTCGAGAGGAAGTCTTTTTGAATGAGCTGTTGGAGGATGGCGAGACATGA
- a CDS encoding HigA family addiction module antitoxin gives MTKKPTVNAAAATLDEILSELPVSQKEVAEATGIPTAHLSMLKAGNRRFTPEYDLRLSRYFRQSEGFWLRLQMRADIRKAKAEKPGITKEVKAIDQRKLVSA, from the coding sequence ATGACCAAAAAACCAACAGTCAACGCCGCCGCTGCCACACTCGACGAAATCCTCTCTGAGCTTCCCGTCTCCCAGAAGGAAGTTGCAGAGGCGACCGGCATCCCGACCGCCCACCTCAGCATGCTCAAGGCCGGAAACCGCCGCTTTACACCGGAATACGACCTCCGCCTCTCGCGCTACTTCCGCCAGAGCGAAGGCTTTTGGCTGCGCCTGCAAATGCGGGCAGACATCCGCAAAGCCAAAGCCGAAAAACCCGGCATTACCAAGGAGGTCAAAGCCATCGACCAGCGGAAGCTAGTCAGCGCCTAG
- a CDS encoding terminase gpA endonuclease subunit: MISNLHSGVRGGLSVFDFSANFFRPHNFETPSQFIERSIVLPSGANETTPGPVSFDRRPFLKEIIDCLGDPAVETVWYVAPTRFGKTFLLKVGMAYGVAGDPGPALLIDSTMDKGRGFIKKEWHPLVEGNQCLRSRKPRNRHHYGDGMMLFPGAALTVFGANSDAQVSGETVVRVFGNEVGKWRPATEDEAAIVEQSMHRTESFENRRKHYYSTTPRREKSLEWKEVLKGDLRRWFVSFPGAKERHAMEWANVVWDQECKQEDGEWDLEGVMNTARYKCPETGELWDDEVRLEVVRQGEWRPTRKASPGYRSYQNIGLDGVLKAHSLGRLARDFLQARSDGFYVDRQDFWNARMGMVWVDNVADLSVDKCAALEKDYERGALPEGWKADVVIIGFDVQTWGLPWVCRAFQWTGESYKIDDGLAASWSDLQAVQDDYSHFGTSWVIGDINFEDRRAETLEAIYHRVHMNWIGAEGFEVAKTLTKVTKANVYMGDTKQKANIMVPKLDISLYAFKVEIEKRINGDIQNWWSYRLGADPTGEEIEDQKNYYREILNEKRRPRKKRRLGLPDHEFYAVGPNHKFDDEVYILALFRTLQQRQSARRRKIKTKRSIQVEK; the protein is encoded by the coding sequence ATGATTAGTAACCTTCATTCAGGCGTTCGGGGCGGCTTGTCTGTCTTTGATTTTTCAGCAAATTTCTTCCGTCCGCATAACTTTGAAACGCCTTCGCAGTTTATTGAGCGATCTATAGTTCTGCCATCGGGTGCAAATGAAACGACTCCTGGACCCGTTTCCTTTGATCGTAGACCGTTTTTGAAGGAGATTATCGACTGTCTCGGTGATCCTGCAGTTGAGACGGTTTGGTATGTTGCTCCCACTCGATTCGGGAAGACGTTTTTGTTGAAAGTGGGGATGGCTTACGGTGTCGCTGGCGACCCAGGGCCCGCGCTTCTAATCGATTCAACGATGGATAAGGGTCGCGGTTTTATCAAGAAAGAGTGGCATCCCTTGGTTGAGGGGAACCAGTGTTTGCGTTCCCGAAAGCCCCGCAATCGGCATCACTACGGAGATGGGATGATGTTGTTCCCCGGAGCTGCTTTGACGGTTTTTGGGGCAAACTCGGATGCTCAGGTCAGCGGTGAGACCGTGGTTCGCGTGTTTGGAAATGAGGTTGGAAAGTGGCGACCCGCAACCGAAGATGAAGCGGCGATAGTCGAACAGTCTATGCACCGGACGGAGTCTTTTGAGAATCGTCGCAAGCACTACTACTCGACGACTCCAAGGAGGGAGAAGTCCCTTGAGTGGAAAGAGGTTCTTAAAGGCGATCTTCGTCGCTGGTTTGTCTCGTTTCCTGGTGCGAAAGAGCGGCACGCGATGGAGTGGGCGAACGTGGTATGGGATCAAGAGTGTAAGCAGGAAGATGGCGAATGGGATCTTGAAGGCGTGATGAACACTGCAAGGTATAAATGCCCGGAGACAGGTGAACTGTGGGATGATGAGGTCCGTTTGGAAGTCGTTCGGCAAGGTGAGTGGAGGCCAACCCGGAAAGCCTCTCCTGGTTACCGGAGTTATCAAAACATTGGTCTCGATGGCGTATTGAAGGCGCACTCGTTGGGTAGGTTGGCTCGTGATTTTCTTCAGGCCCGTTCAGACGGTTTCTATGTCGACCGGCAGGACTTTTGGAACGCACGGATGGGTATGGTCTGGGTGGATAATGTCGCTGATCTCTCCGTGGATAAATGCGCGGCATTGGAAAAGGATTACGAACGAGGCGCTCTTCCTGAGGGGTGGAAGGCCGATGTGGTCATCATTGGTTTCGATGTGCAGACGTGGGGTCTTCCGTGGGTGTGTCGAGCTTTTCAATGGACAGGTGAATCCTACAAGATCGACGATGGGCTAGCGGCTAGTTGGAGTGATTTGCAAGCTGTTCAGGACGATTACTCTCATTTTGGGACGTCCTGGGTGATTGGGGATATCAACTTTGAGGATCGGCGTGCTGAGACGCTTGAGGCGATCTATCATCGTGTTCATATGAACTGGATCGGAGCAGAAGGTTTTGAAGTTGCGAAAACCCTTACGAAAGTAACCAAAGCCAACGTCTATATGGGAGATACGAAGCAGAAGGCGAACATCATGGTCCCCAAGTTGGATATCTCGCTGTATGCGTTCAAGGTCGAGATTGAGAAGCGGATCAATGGCGACATTCAGAATTGGTGGAGTTATCGGCTAGGGGCCGATCCAACTGGAGAGGAAATCGAGGACCAGAAAAACTACTATCGCGAGATTTTGAATGAAAAGAGGCGCCCCCGCAAAAAGAGACGCTTGGGGCTTCCTGATCACGAGTTTTACGCTGTCGGTCCCAACCACAAGTTTGACGATGAGGTGTATATCTTGGCGTTATTCAGAACGCTACAGCAAAGGCAATCCGCCCGCCGAAGGAAGATAAAGACGAAAAGAAGTATTCAAGTTGAGAAGTAA
- a CDS encoding Imm63 family immunity protein, translating into MNDITTVEGIGKKFREYVSTLDLPQYYKTFHTTPQHDGSPHIESEGNEFHFVVTERGEEFQRIRSFDPNEILYLLLSGVTHYAATQHELKNRIEGKDCREIFFPHQEQLLHQMNPTWGERKKKEHEVILSKHPLRNET; encoded by the coding sequence ATGAATGACATCACCACAGTGGAAGGAATCGGCAAAAAGTTTCGTGAGTATGTGTCTACCCTCGATCTTCCACAATACTATAAGACCTTCCACACTACACCCCAACATGACGGATCGCCACATATCGAAAGTGAAGGAAATGAATTCCATTTTGTGGTTACTGAGCGGGGTGAAGAATTCCAACGCATAAGGTCTTTTGATCCCAATGAAATCCTCTACCTTCTTCTGAGTGGCGTTACTCACTACGCAGCTACGCAGCATGAACTAAAGAACAGAATTGAAGGAAAGGATTGTCGGGAGATATTCTTTCCTCACCAAGAGCAGCTTCTCCATCAAATGAATCCGACATGGGGAGAAAGAAAAAAGAAGGAGCATGAAGTTATCTTATCGAAGCACCCTCTACGAAATGAAACCTAG
- a CDS encoding SAM-dependent methyltransferase has product MSAAVLDACCGGRMMWFDKSDSRAVFIDKRAEELQLIDRSKKSGVRHLTVSPDLIADFTNLPFRDGSFSLVVFDPPHLKRGGKNSWMIAKYGKLEENWEEELRDGFSECWRVLQGNGTLIFKWSEVQIPLSRILPLAPTGPLFGNRCGKSNKLHWVVFFKEVSQGE; this is encoded by the coding sequence GTGAGTGCTGCTGTCTTGGATGCGTGCTGTGGTGGCCGGATGATGTGGTTCGATAAATCGGACTCGCGGGCGGTGTTTATCGACAAGCGTGCAGAGGAACTTCAATTGATCGACCGCTCAAAAAAGAGTGGTGTTCGCCATTTGACAGTCTCTCCAGACCTGATTGCGGATTTTACGAATCTACCTTTTCGTGATGGTTCTTTCTCATTGGTTGTCTTTGATCCTCCGCATCTAAAGAGGGGTGGGAAGAACTCTTGGATGATAGCCAAGTATGGGAAACTTGAAGAGAATTGGGAAGAAGAGCTTCGAGATGGTTTTTCCGAGTGCTGGCGAGTTCTTCAAGGCAATGGAACTCTGATATTCAAGTGGTCTGAGGTTCAAATTCCTCTGAGTCGGATTCTTCCACTTGCACCTACGGGGCCGCTCTTTGGTAACCGCTGTGGAAAGAGCAACAAGCTCCATTGGGTAGTGTTTTTCAAGGAGGTCTCGCAAGGTGAGTGA
- a CDS encoding type II toxin-antitoxin system RelE/ParE family toxin — protein MIKGFKDRKTEKLFEGTLRKGLPSTIIERAIIKLDQLDSAQTLDDLRLPPSNHLEALSFDRKGQHSIRINRQWRICFVFQNGHAYQVEIVDYH, from the coding sequence ATGATCAAGGGATTCAAAGACCGCAAAACCGAAAAACTCTTTGAAGGCACACTCCGCAAGGGCCTCCCCTCCACGATTATTGAAAGAGCTATCATCAAGCTCGATCAGCTTGACTCCGCTCAGACTCTCGACGACCTCCGCCTACCACCCTCCAATCACCTAGAAGCCCTCTCCTTTGATCGCAAAGGCCAACACTCTATCCGCATCAACCGTCAATGGAGGATTTGCTTTGTATTTCAAAACGGTCACGCTTACCAAGTAGAGATCGTCGACTACCACTAA
- a CDS encoding MarC family protein: MDDISFQTLLATFVLLWAVIDPIGTIPVFISATRDRTDEELKKIAAVSALAGGGILLFFLIAGEIILRAMGVPLQAFQIAGGLVLFLFALTMIFGESKPEGEVRMCRSVHETAIFPLATPSIASPGAMMAIVLLTENSRHSLLQQTLTGVIMILVVFIVYLLMRIAVKLSRFIGEAGASIISRVMGLILASIAATNVLAGIKEYFS; the protein is encoded by the coding sequence ATGGACGATATTTCCTTTCAGACACTGCTCGCTACCTTTGTGCTTCTCTGGGCGGTCATCGATCCGATTGGGACCATACCCGTCTTCATATCGGCTACCCGGGATCGAACCGATGAAGAGCTCAAGAAGATTGCAGCCGTTTCCGCATTGGCCGGTGGGGGAATTTTGCTTTTTTTCCTCATAGCTGGCGAAATTATTCTGCGAGCAATGGGCGTTCCCTTGCAGGCGTTTCAGATTGCAGGTGGTCTTGTCCTCTTTCTTTTCGCTCTGACCATGATATTTGGCGAAAGTAAGCCTGAGGGTGAGGTGAGAATGTGCCGCTCGGTTCACGAAACGGCCATTTTCCCTTTGGCTACACCATCGATCGCCTCACCCGGAGCTATGATGGCGATCGTCCTTCTCACTGAAAACAGTCGACATTCTCTTCTTCAGCAGACCCTGACGGGCGTCATCATGATCCTCGTCGTGTTTATCGTTTATTTGCTAATGAGAATAGCGGTCAAGCTCTCCCGCTTTATTGGCGAGGCAGGTGCCAGCATCATCAGCCGGGTTATGGGGCTCATCTTAGCTTCAATTGCTGCCACTAATGTTCTTGCCGGAATCAAGGAGTATTTTTCCTGA
- the hflK gene encoding FtsH protease activity modulator HflK — protein MKLEFPDGREVEFNPWRFAWIPIVVVIGLVVATSFHQVDADEEGVLLRFGKHVKTVGPGLHFHLPYPIDEMVKVTTRRVDVQEFGYRSVSGGRISERGYENESSMLTGDLNIVLAGWDVQFSRENPEDFLFNVKDPLATLRDIAQSVMREIMGDRASIPILTVGRAEIQERVRKLIQAQADQFEMGLRISEVNLIFVSPPQQVQAAFNDLNKAEQDAQRFFEEASREYQEKVPRAKGQAERLVLEAEGFLESRVNRAEGDAGRFLEMLTAYEEAPEVTRQRLYLETLETRLPALGQVWVVDEELKGVLPLLNLNEGGAE, from the coding sequence GTGAAATTAGAATTCCCTGACGGACGAGAAGTCGAATTTAACCCCTGGCGCTTTGCGTGGATTCCGATCGTGGTCGTGATCGGACTGGTCGTGGCGACGAGCTTCCACCAGGTAGATGCGGATGAGGAGGGCGTTTTACTTCGCTTTGGAAAGCATGTGAAGACCGTCGGTCCCGGGCTCCATTTCCATCTACCCTACCCGATTGACGAGATGGTCAAGGTAACCACCCGACGGGTCGATGTGCAGGAGTTTGGATACCGCAGTGTCTCAGGCGGCCGGATCTCCGAGCGGGGCTACGAAAACGAATCTTCGATGCTCACGGGAGACCTCAACATTGTCCTTGCCGGGTGGGATGTTCAGTTCAGCCGCGAAAATCCGGAAGACTTCCTCTTCAATGTGAAGGACCCACTCGCGACCCTCCGCGATATCGCTCAATCGGTGATGCGGGAGATCATGGGAGACCGGGCAAGTATCCCGATTCTAACGGTTGGACGGGCCGAGATTCAGGAACGCGTCCGAAAATTGATCCAGGCGCAGGCCGATCAGTTTGAAATGGGCCTTCGGATCAGCGAAGTAAATTTGATTTTCGTAAGCCCCCCTCAACAAGTGCAGGCGGCGTTCAACGATTTGAACAAAGCCGAGCAGGATGCGCAGCGATTCTTCGAGGAAGCCTCTCGGGAGTATCAGGAGAAAGTGCCACGAGCGAAGGGACAAGCGGAGCGTCTGGTCCTCGAAGCTGAAGGGTTCCTCGAAAGCCGCGTCAACCGCGCGGAAGGAGATGCTGGACGGTTTCTCGAAATGCTCACTGCGTATGAGGAAGCCCCAGAAGTCACTCGACAAAGACTCTATTTGGAAACGCTGGAAACACGGCTCCCCGCACTTGGACAAGTTTGGGTAGTCGACGAGGAGCTGAAGGGAGTGCTTCCACTTCTGAACCTCAATGAAGGAGGTGCAGAATGA
- the dnaN gene encoding DNA polymerase III subunit beta, which yields MMVEFTVEKQALEAALKVVGKAVSGRPTMPVLKMVLMDAVEGVLRLRATDLDLDVTAKVEARVRKPGKVCLPVKKMAAVVAKLGDDSLEFKKASESEIEMVAGSARFTLKTIDPDEFPPFANVESDSEISENQGELRDRIRAVAYAQSRDEGRYVLCGVKLETAGSCIRLVATDGRRLAVSGRNFPIEVNADRGIVLMTKMIDVIEGLCDEEESLSMCWDDRRTVVKLTVGEKLENAGLLGSVVIGGRLIEARYPDWKEAHPGALDHVVEVARKAFQEILEREALMCDPDHQKVCLSFAENRLTVSAGGAYFGKVEDFLPIEWEGGELRIAFNPAFLIDVLAGSEAETVKLRLQGELSPMVIRTDECSECVVMPLRLA from the coding sequence ATGATGGTAGAATTTACGGTTGAGAAGCAGGCATTGGAGGCTGCGTTGAAGGTAGTCGGCAAGGCGGTGAGTGGTCGCCCGACGATGCCGGTTTTGAAGATGGTTTTGATGGACGCTGTCGAGGGTGTGTTGAGGCTGCGTGCTACGGATCTTGACCTCGACGTTACGGCGAAGGTTGAGGCAAGGGTAAGAAAGCCGGGGAAGGTGTGTCTGCCGGTGAAAAAGATGGCGGCTGTCGTCGCCAAGTTGGGAGATGACAGTCTTGAGTTTAAGAAGGCTAGTGAATCTGAGATTGAAATGGTAGCTGGGTCGGCTCGATTTACGCTCAAGACGATCGACCCGGATGAGTTTCCGCCGTTTGCGAACGTTGAATCTGATAGTGAAATTTCGGAAAATCAGGGAGAGCTGAGAGATAGAATTCGGGCGGTAGCCTACGCCCAGTCAAGGGATGAGGGCCGCTATGTTCTTTGTGGTGTGAAGCTCGAGACGGCGGGGAGCTGTATCCGTCTTGTGGCTACGGATGGCAGAAGGCTGGCAGTGAGTGGCCGGAACTTTCCGATTGAAGTGAATGCTGATCGTGGGATCGTTCTTATGACCAAGATGATCGATGTGATAGAAGGCCTCTGTGATGAAGAGGAATCTCTATCTATGTGTTGGGATGACCGGCGGACAGTGGTGAAACTGACTGTGGGAGAGAAGCTGGAGAATGCTGGGCTTTTGGGTTCGGTCGTCATTGGAGGACGGTTGATCGAAGCGCGCTATCCCGATTGGAAGGAAGCGCATCCCGGAGCATTGGATCATGTCGTCGAAGTGGCTCGAAAGGCGTTTCAAGAGATTTTGGAGAGAGAGGCTTTAATGTGTGATCCGGATCACCAGAAGGTGTGTTTGTCGTTCGCGGAGAACCGTCTAACGGTTTCTGCGGGCGGGGCCTACTTTGGCAAGGTCGAGGATTTTCTCCCAATAGAATGGGAAGGCGGGGAGCTGCGGATCGCGTTCAATCCGGCTTTTCTGATTGATGTGTTGGCCGGGTCGGAGGCGGAGACGGTTAAACTCCGGCTTCAGGGTGAATTGAGCCCGATGGTGATTAGAACTGACGAGTGTTCCGAGTGCGTGGTGATGCCTTTGCGGTTGGCATGA
- a CDS encoding site-specific integrase has protein sequence MGKRDSWGHLAVEPREGYFLLFGRVHDRRVRERFGFKEKVRRRFSSEREAEEKRAAVVAFGDSIRSRRRAVETWLDEERVRLAEWAFTEAGDSDLREVVRAGLAAMSPDSRKTLSEWLLEARKEMDGNGRREKTEKSFAESVTKFFRDTGAVRVSDFTKERLRVYLDGLKKNRAPLTVRNVRARLHRFGEFLVEREAIRENPVAGLSVPEIGWKAPEVAEPGEVEALLRAAIDYEPAGDRRGVALGYLCFGFFAGLRPEAEIPFLEKGNVFVKERELHVLRSKVTRKSQRVVTLEPVLIEWIRYLRKHRLPFFAFSRGYREGICKAAGVKWRQDFMRHSFATYWLPVHEWDVGRLAGQMGNTEPVARRDYWNLARGNQEKAGRFWRLAPEVILGAD, from the coding sequence ATGGGGAAACGGGATTCTTGGGGGCATTTGGCAGTTGAGCCGCGTGAGGGGTATTTTTTGCTGTTTGGGCGGGTCCATGACCGGCGGGTGCGGGAAAGATTTGGGTTTAAGGAGAAGGTTCGCCGGCGGTTTTCCAGTGAGAGAGAGGCCGAAGAGAAGCGGGCTGCCGTGGTCGCTTTTGGCGATTCGATCCGGTCCCGGAGGCGGGCGGTCGAGACTTGGTTGGATGAAGAACGGGTGAGGCTCGCGGAGTGGGCGTTTACGGAGGCGGGGGATTCTGACCTTCGCGAGGTGGTAAGGGCGGGCTTGGCAGCCATGTCTCCCGATTCCCGTAAGACGCTTTCAGAGTGGTTGCTTGAAGCCCGGAAGGAGATGGACGGCAATGGGCGGCGTGAGAAGACGGAGAAGTCTTTTGCGGAGTCTGTCACAAAGTTTTTCCGCGATACGGGAGCTGTGCGGGTGAGTGATTTTACCAAGGAGCGTCTGCGGGTGTATTTGGATGGGTTGAAGAAAAACCGCGCTCCATTGACGGTGCGGAATGTGCGGGCGCGGTTGCACCGTTTTGGTGAGTTTCTGGTCGAGCGGGAAGCGATCCGTGAGAATCCGGTTGCGGGGTTGTCTGTCCCGGAGATCGGTTGGAAGGCTCCAGAGGTCGCCGAGCCGGGCGAGGTGGAGGCGTTGTTGAGGGCGGCAATCGACTATGAGCCCGCCGGGGACAGACGGGGGGTTGCGCTCGGGTATTTGTGCTTTGGTTTTTTTGCTGGGTTACGACCGGAGGCGGAAATTCCGTTTTTGGAGAAGGGAAATGTTTTTGTGAAGGAAAGGGAGCTGCACGTTTTGCGCTCTAAGGTGACGCGGAAGAGTCAACGGGTGGTTACGTTGGAGCCTGTCTTGATTGAATGGATACGGTATTTAAGGAAACATCGGTTGCCGTTCTTTGCTTTTTCGCGGGGGTATCGCGAGGGAATTTGCAAGGCGGCGGGGGTGAAATGGCGGCAGGATTTCATGCGCCATTCTTTCGCCACCTATTGGTTGCCAGTCCATGAATGGGACGTTGGGCGGTTGGCCGGGCAGATGGGCAATACCGAGCCGGTTGCCCGGCGGGATTACTGGAACCTCGCCCGGGGGAATCAGGAGAAGGCGGGGAGGTTTTGGAGGTTGGCACCAGAGGTAATCCTAGGCGCTGACTAG
- a CDS encoding phage portal protein: MMVAPLNKSPRKTIELGAVYDASATTNEADFGQPIRGFEDYHFAPSIRSTTIGRFRSEVRNNAFLAGLVEEFPGAIGRPEVRQRTPDADFNSTVDRFIRLWGNMVTPERDSLHTVKEILWREMLIAGEIFAVLRPNGKIQLITSELCGSRSIAGQYAPRENGEYEMNGVVYNRSGTPIAYLFGKLNGYGLVDFSEPVEIPARFVIHVWRKDRVLMGRGLPWLLASLRPARDLYEICRSKTKQIKDANQISGAIEKDGAADWMDKQSELPDESNAAAEDENSPADRDTDEPITIKLTNGTFIGLEPGEKLHQLMSEYRAEDYKELIFILLHQISCPIGLPVELWFSGVGDVSYSGYKGLGTLWIGRRRRYQNFAKENFLDRLIGWRLAKATKESDVPPHPTGQTDLWEFRWREPQVLDDEKTAKANETRLKTGEVGVEDIWEELGYSPEEIFAKRRATYISLMKATGKIPEDADEDGIEVPELYLLRGLLPEEMKNAAAVPTEPPEEPEEPPIDPEEN, encoded by the coding sequence ATGATGGTTGCGCCTCTGAACAAATCTCCCCGCAAAACCATTGAGCTGGGCGCGGTCTATGATGCTTCGGCGACAACGAACGAGGCCGATTTCGGCCAGCCGATCCGGGGGTTCGAGGATTACCATTTTGCACCGTCGATCCGATCAACAACGATTGGGCGCTTCCGCTCGGAAGTTCGCAACAATGCTTTTTTAGCAGGTCTGGTTGAAGAGTTTCCCGGCGCTATCGGTCGCCCGGAGGTTCGTCAACGGACTCCCGATGCTGATTTCAACTCAACGGTGGATCGCTTCATTCGGCTTTGGGGGAATATGGTCACTCCAGAGCGGGATAGTCTCCACACGGTGAAGGAGATTCTTTGGCGGGAGATGCTGATCGCAGGAGAAATTTTTGCGGTTCTCCGCCCGAATGGGAAGATTCAATTGATCACGTCCGAGCTTTGCGGCTCCCGGTCTATCGCTGGTCAATACGCTCCGCGCGAAAATGGCGAATACGAGATGAACGGGGTTGTTTACAATCGTTCAGGAACGCCGATTGCCTATCTGTTCGGCAAGCTCAACGGTTATGGACTTGTTGATTTCTCCGAGCCGGTGGAGATCCCCGCCCGTTTTGTCATCCATGTTTGGCGGAAAGATCGGGTATTGATGGGCCGTGGTCTGCCTTGGCTTTTGGCATCTCTTCGACCGGCTCGTGATCTTTACGAAATTTGCCGGTCCAAAACCAAGCAGATCAAGGATGCCAACCAGATTAGCGGAGCCATCGAGAAAGACGGCGCGGCTGACTGGATGGATAAACAAAGCGAGCTTCCCGACGAATCGAACGCCGCGGCTGAAGACGAGAATTCCCCCGCTGATCGCGATACTGACGAGCCGATAACGATTAAACTGACTAACGGCACTTTCATTGGTTTGGAGCCGGGCGAAAAGCTTCATCAATTGATGTCGGAGTATAGGGCCGAAGATTACAAGGAGCTGATCTTTATCCTGCTTCATCAAATTTCTTGTCCGATTGGGCTTCCGGTTGAGCTTTGGTTCTCGGGCGTTGGGGATGTTTCGTATTCGGGATATAAGGGCCTGGGAACGCTCTGGATTGGCCGCCGCCGCCGTTATCAAAACTTTGCGAAGGAGAACTTCTTAGATCGTCTCATTGGCTGGCGTCTGGCGAAGGCGACTAAAGAAAGTGACGTTCCCCCGCATCCGACCGGTCAGACCGATTTGTGGGAGTTTCGCTGGAGAGAGCCTCAAGTCCTCGACGATGAGAAAACCGCGAAGGCCAATGAGACGCGGTTGAAGACCGGAGAGGTAGGGGTTGAAGACATTTGGGAGGAGCTAGGCTATTCCCCGGAAGAGATTTTTGCGAAACGTCGGGCGACGTATATCAGCCTGATGAAGGCGACCGGCAAGATTCCCGAGGATGCTGACGAGGATGGGATCGAGGTCCCGGAGTTGTATCTGCTGCGGGGGCTCTTGCCAGAGGAGATGAAGAATGCGGCGGCGGTGCCAACCGAACCCCCAGAAGAGCCCGAAGAACCCCCAATCGATCCAGAAGAAAATTAA